In one Diabrotica virgifera virgifera chromosome 5, PGI_DIABVI_V3a genomic region, the following are encoded:
- the LOC126885468 gene encoding uncharacterized protein LOC126885468, producing MTLWSRQALRKVRSQRRRVLRNNRLLYDLVRCFDRINTQTALNTFESKTETQKRKLAHLITQQLPKPRTLKPTTVVHNFSDTPISTIATQALAKGFDYSVTPSHIPIETIICQTEEAISHLPSEDAEIVRQDVARVLRNSKPPTPNISQSERKVLKELQANPDLVILPADKGNATVILNTLHR from the exons ATGACTTTATGGTCTCGACAGGCTTTAAGGAAGGTTAGATCGCAAAGAAGACGAGTTTTGCGCAACAACAGATTGCTGTATGATTTAGTGAGATG TTTCGACCGTATAAACACACAAACAGCCCTAAATACTTTCGAGTCTAAGACTGAAACTCAAAAGCGCAAATTAGCTCATCTAATTACCCAACAACTTCCAAAACCCAGAACTTTGAAACCCACCACAGTGGTTCACAACTTTTCTGATACCCCCATTTCTACTATTGCCACTCAAGCTTTAGCAAAAGGTTTCGATTATTCTGTTACCCCAAGCCACATCCCAATTGAGACAATCATCTGTCAAACTGAGGAAGCTATCTCTCATTTACCTTCTGAAGATGCTGAAATAGTTAGACAAGACGTCGCTAGAGTTCTTAGGAACTCAAAGCCCCCTACTCCAAACATTAGTCAATCTGAGAGAAAAGTCCTGAAAGAACTTCAAGCAAATCCAGATCTAGTCATTCTTCCTGCCGATAAAGGAAACGCCACTGTCATCCTAAACACTTTACATCGATAA